The sequence AGCGCAGCTGGATGAGGCAGCTGGACACGGTGCTGTTTATGCTGGGATGTTTAGTTGGGTCAAGTCCAGTGGGCTGGGTGGCAGACAGGTTAAGTACAGATGTGCTGCGTGGCAAGGAGCAATGTGCATAAATCAAAGGAATGGAGATTAATCTTCAGTGACTGTCCCTAGAGAAGAGTCATTCAAAACCAATGACCTACAGTGATTTAGGCCTGTCCTGTGAGGAGCTCCTCAGTAGCTTCAAACACAGGTGTCTCCAATGTAAATTTAACGAGGGCTTGTCTCTCAACCGTTTTAATGGGAGCTTAAAATTAAAGTTCAGGAGAAGGACAACCCCAATGTCACAATTGTCTACCAActcaagaataaataaaactccCTCTCCCAGAATTCATTGCTTTTCCTCCCTCCGCCTCCACCCAGTTGAAGAGAGGGTTCTGATGGGCTCGTCCTCACGGGCTGGTCATTCCCTAGGTCAACCCAGTCTTGGCCTAAACCAACTTTATTTACCAATGACTATAAATGTGCTTTTGGGGTTGCCTAGACTCCTGAATTGGGAATATTTAGGCTTAACACAAGGGCTAGGCTCTAGGTTGGGTGAGGGGTAGGGTTACATTTTTCAGGAAACTTTGAGATGCATTAGGGTTatggttgtttttgttctgtaaaCTTAAAATGGCCACTAAGGAGATAAGTATCATAATCCTCATGCAAACTCAGCCTGGCACATCAAACACAGAGTATATTTCTTACATTGTTCCTGTgcatacaaattattattattaatatgtcgGAAAAATAACAATGTGACTGGACACAAATCGTGTCCTATGAACTCAGAGACAGAGAGTTACtagggtgtgtgtgcgtgtctgtctctctctctctctctgcaggtatGGCCGTAGGAAGGTGGTCTTGGTGAGTGCAGCTCTCGCCATTCTGTGCACtctggggatggtgttctctcCAGCCTTCTGGTTCTTCACTGTCCTGAGGTTCCTGAATGGCTTGCTGTCTCTGGCACTGTACAATGTGTcttacacactgggtgaggcgCCCAGAGGGTCCTGGTCTTTACTGCAGGCATCAGGAGACTCCAACTAGTTTCCCCCTCTGCCCCTGGATTCAGGCACCAGTTCTGTACAGCTGCTCTTTGAGGCCATAACCAAAAAAAGGGATTTGTAAATGTCAAGATCACCAGAAATGTTATCCCAGGATTTTGAAAATACCATCGGCTGACATCACCCTGGAGAGGATATGAAAATACTTACTAGTCACAAAAGTCAAACGGGCTACTTTCAGCTCCCGATTGGGCATATCTAAAGAATGCCACCAACCCTGTACATGGCATACAATGCTGTTCCTCTCCCTTCCAATATTGTTTCATCATGGAGGGTGTTACATTTTTTCCAAATTGCAGCGCTTTCCTCTTCCCCCAACAGGGATGGAGTTTGTTGGACCAACGAAGAAGAAGGTGCCAGGAATGATCATGAACCTGGCCTTCACATTGGGCCACGTGCTGCTGACAGGGGTGGCATACGGGTCGGGCAGCTGGAGGATGATCCAGCTGACCGTGACCCTGGTGTCAGCAGGTGTAATGCTCTGCTGCTGGTGAGTGTGCCAGGCCTGCCTGGGGGCACAGTGAAAGCAATTCAAGGAACACCAGGGTGTGATCAGTTGATACTTGGAAAGTGGGCGTCACAGTGTCCAGTGCAAGGGATAGGTGCTGCAGTGGGGGGAACCCGATGCTAAAGCCAGGGAAGCTGAGTCTGGTCCCGGGGGGCCACGGTGTCTTCAGGATTGTGTTCAAACAGGAgctctcaattaattaattaatttaagggTTGATGAgattttcacatttcatttttttttccagcagagaacttaaaatatgtttattacCCAAGATATTGTACCCACAAAACATCTAGTCTAGAGACGTGCTGAATTCATGTTTACTTACACCAAACTTAAGAGCCAAGAGTTGCAACAGTGAGCAGAAGACACCGTGGCCCCCCAGGGCCTGGAGTCTGACCCCGCCTTCATCTAGACATTCCCATCTTTGTTCTCAAGCTTACCTCCCCCTCTGGCCCCAGGTTCCTGCCCGAGTCTGCACGCTGGCTCATCCTACGGGACCGGGAAGAAGAAGCCAAGGTCATCATCAGAAAGGCAGCCCGGATTAACCAGCGCCCCCTGCCTGCCAACTTCATCCTGACCGCCAGCacagacagcaaggcaagccAGGCACTTCTCAACACTACATcatcaacagcaacaacaataataacaacaacaataacaataataataataatgtatttctccCTCTGTGCACACAGGCTTGGAGATTAGACCAGAGGAAGTACACAGCTACTGATTTACTGAGGACACCAATACTGCGCCGCAACACCCTCATCCTATGCTACAACTGGTGCGTGTTCTCCTTCAGCGTTACCCCGTCAAGCCATTTTTAACGTTGAatacatatatgtaaatgtataataGATGTATGTGTAGATAAGGAAGTGTTACTGGGCAGTACTGCTCAAGTTCCTATCTCATCCCCATGCCTTCAATGCTGGCCTGCACAGGTTTTCTGTGTGCTGCTCCTACTACGGCCTCGTCTACAACATCCAGAACCTGTCCGGGGACCCTTACGTCAACTTCCTGTTGATCGGGCTGGCTGAAGTTCCAGCGCATATCGGCCTCCTGCTGATTCTGGACCGGACCCGCAGGAAACTGCTGCTCCTGGGCACACAGCTGCTGGGCGCGGGCGCCTGTCTGGGCGCGGCAGCCTTCGCTTGGCTAGGTGAGTGCAGACTGGGAGGAGCATGGGAGGGTGACTTCCTTAGTAATCAGTGAAGAGATGGTGGCCGAACCCTGCATGAGTTGGATTGGACAGCCTGTTGCTTTCATATCCCCACATTATACATTCTTCCTCAGTGTTTTTCAATATGAATACTCCTACACTCTGTAGCAAAGCTGTAAATCAGGTTTGTCATTTCAACAAAGCCTGGGGTGCCAAGTCCAATTATATCTGTTATTTACGCCCTGATCACTCCACTCATGGCACTGCTGTAAACTTGAAGTGTCTTAATTACTGGTTTGATACTTCTGGAATATCAGGCTGGGATGATTGAACCTCAGGGACTGACTCTGGGCCTAGGACTGTGAGTAAAACAGTGTCAGAGCTGCCTCTCAGTCCCAGCGTCCCAGCTCAGAAACCACCCACTGAACGCACATTCAAGCCAGCTCACTAGACAGTGGCAATGCGTTTGCCGCAGGGTTCCTCCATCAATAGGATCTCCCCCATAGGAGTTGGGGAGTGGCCTGCTGTCATGTACAATTTTTCTATTGTCTCTCAGAGATGGCATGGCTGACAGTGGGACTCTGCCTGGTCGGACAGTTCCTGATCTCTGCAGCTTTCACCGGTGTCTACCTCTACTCTGCGGAAGTGATGCCAACCCCTCTCAGGTAGAGATGGGCCGTGCAGAAAGCCTGGTGTTGGATGTTTAACAGATTGTTGGAATCTGGAGAACAAGGGGGACACTGAGGGGATATTGAACTGATGTCACTTTAATGACCCAATCAGCTGGAAGGcactttacattacattatcgtcatttagcagacaccctaATCCAGGgtaacttacatttgtacccatttatacagctgggtaatTTAccggagcaatctaagtgaagtaccttgctcaagggtacaacagcactgccccacttTATACAACTTCCTGTCAGCTGTATCCTGTTAGCAGAGGTGCTGAGATCTCCCTGCTTCCTTCCTACCAGCACCATTTCCACCCAGAGCTCTCCACGCTCAGCCTTGAGCAGGACCAACCCTCCTGAACTACTGAGCTATGGTACAGGCACAGCTGATTCACCACACTTGTCTCTATGTTGCAGGACTACAGGCATTGGCTTCTGTAACACACTGGGGAGGCTAGGCAGCTCACTCTGTCCCTGGGTCATCCTACTGGGAGACACATGGAAGCCCAGTCCCTTCATTGTGTTCGCTGTCTTGACAACGACAGCAGGCCTCCTGGCCATCTGGCTACCTGAGACACTAGGCAGGAGACTCCCGGAGACACTGGAGGATGCAGAGAAAGTGGAGGattcctgctgctgctgttggggAGGGACTGCTCACAGTGCCAATAGCAGGGGACTATGACCATATGAACACTACAGTATTAGAAATCTCACAGAATTTCAGACTTTGGTTTTGATTTGCGCTTTGGTGTATTTTACACATTCCTGGAGCTCAGTTCTAGGTAACTTGGGATTGTCTAAATTACTTATTGACATAAGTTTCACTAGGGCTGAAAGAGCTAGTTTTCAATTCTTGAAATATACTACTAGTACTCCTAGACATAAATTCAGCTTCAAATGGGGCAATTTAATGCActaaatagtttaatttatatatgATAAACACCACCGCACACCCTGGCTAGCTAGTTTTCTAGCATTGACCAAATGGAAGCTGTTATATAGGTCAAAGCTGTGATGTAATTAGTAACTACATTAGTTACAGCTGAGGAAAGGAGTTTCAAGCATAAGAACTTAAACATTATAGTTTTTCTCACTTAATAACAAACTTCTAGAAGTACAATTTAAAACTCATTGGTTTTCTCTCCCAGCAATGCAGGGATGAGTGTTTAGAAGCACTGAGGCAAGGCTCTTCCTCAATCATTAACTCCCAAACAGTTCAGAGAAATGGCAGCATCTTTGTAAAGGCAAAGTTCAACAAGTTATtgttaatcttttttttgttagtcaagtttctctggttttactatttataggtatgtttgggtaaaattaacatttgttttattctataaactactgacaacatttctcccaaattccaaataaaaatatgaatggaacagaatggctgccatacatgtagagatgctgatttaagaaaaaaagtgcagtggtctctttttttccagagctatatagtCTGTACTTTCCaagtaaaatgtatatacagtaagTTATCTATCCCATAGGCAAGCCGTGTGTGTCCATTGTGCCATTCTGCATCACAGCCCATTACATGCAAGGCTGTCCCACGCTCTTCTGCATCAGAGTGGGAAAATGGAAGGAGTGCCACTCCTGTGAGTGCAACTGATAATTAACCCCATTGTCTTGTTTgtgtcacacccacacagaaACAGGCTGACACCACCCATCAATAATgatctttaatgtcaatatataCAGACCTCgaaagaaaaatagattttaaaaaattaaacgaaataaatacaatataatacaatttccACAATGTCATTGAAGAGAGTAATGATGCCGAGGCAAACGGGTCCTCTggacctcctcctccctcattcGCTCCAAGTTCCCTGACCCTTGTCCCATTCCCATCCTTCCCCCTGGCCTTTGACCCTTCAGGGATAATACTGTACCTACATGCACCTCAATGTGCAACAATACACATTAATTGACCTTCTTGGTTTGTTAGTTTTTGACcagttctctttttttttttttgatctgCCCACAATGATGATTAAAACCTTGGGCAACTGTTGAAGCTAAAAGAAAAACCACAAGAGAAACACCCCGTCTAGCCCATGTGCAaacttcaaaacaaaaaaaattgtgaacaaatatttttttatatatatatatatatatatatatatatatatatatatatatatatatatatatatatatatatatatataaattaataaataaatacaaaaacgttttatttcttaaatatcaaatatcaaGCTTAAACTAGGTTCTTCAAAATGAGCTGGAATAAAAAGCCATAACATTGCCCTATTCTCATGGATCAGGACATGCAGTAATGGGAATCGTTGACAGTGGTCGGGAAtagccccccccccgccccccccattGCTTGCAGCTGTGGCCTGCAGAGAAGCATCTGTATTACACAGCTCAGATCTCATATCTTCAGTTCACCCACATGCCCTaggaattgtttttaattatttatgtaatcagtttattattattcatttttctcaCGAAAAGTAGCTTGCTTCTAACAAGATTCTTGCCAGCATGTCTGGGAAAGTCACTGATGTCAGGATTGGTAATGCAGTAACGAGAGGTGGAGAGAGACAGCAGAGTAGGGCATACATAATGCCCCTTCACTGTACCCCTCCCCACCTCACTCACCCCATACTCCTTGCAAACACAGCGCGCTCCGGAAGGCCTGAATGACATGCAGCGCTGTGCAGTACTGACCTCTGTGCTGATGTACACAGTGAGCTCTGACATGGCCAATCACAGTGAATGGACAGTGTGCGCTGGTGCTAACCTCAACATGGAAACAGgacggttaaaaaaaaaaaaaaaaaaaggaagaaaaaaatacgtttttccccAACAGTACCAATATacatgtttgtatatatttaatgtgtTAAACTAATGATTCTATTTGATATCCCTCCTCCCTGATTGGAAAAATAAGTTTGCTGTAACACATGGTGCTCCCTGTCCactccactctccctctcccagtcTCCGAGATCAGGACACTAGAGGCTGGGATGGGCCACTGAGGTAAGCTAAAGtgtttggggggagggggcagggtAAATGAAAGATGGGAAAACAAATTAGGGATATGGGGTGGGACAGggaatcataatcataataaataaaagcaatccTTTAACCAAAAACAAATAGAGGAGGGGGAGACAAAACTAAAAAGGGTTTTTACTACAAGTCCGTTGATGTGAGCTTCTTCATGCTGCGTCGCTGTGCCAGGCTGGAGGCGGCCACGGGTTCAAGCACTGGCTGGCATGTCTTGTGGTTCAGTGCGGAATACGTAGCAGCCATTGCTCCCTGGGTAGAGACACAAGACATGCGTGAGCATGACAAGCACAGGCCCTGGCAGAAACCCGACTTCACTCTTCACCAAGAGGTTACCCAGTCTGTCATGGGGGGGGCACTTCTTTCAACCCACACCTTCATGACAACACACAGGAAGGCGACGGCCAGAGATTCAAGGATGCAGCCTCAGTCTCCAAACTAAATGGGAAGAACTGGCAATGGCCTCGTTTCACACAGGAGGAAAACTAATTTGCTTGGCATTATGATGCAGGTGCTAAAGAGCTACCGGAGTGCTGTGTGGAAGCCAACAGCCACAAACTACAGGGGCTGAAACCAAAGCTTGTGAGAGTGCCTTATGGTGAGTTAATGTACACAGCAGGGCCTGCAGCACCAGCCATTGTGTGTGTAATTTACTTTTTACAAATGGGGCATTGGTTTTTCTGATTTGTCCATGATCTGAAGCCAATCAGACTGGGGGGAAACGGGAGTCTGAATGGAGGGCTGCGGTCAGTGCAGGCTTATACTGGCCTGCACACAGCTCCACTGTGAGCTCTGAAACAGGTGATGTGCAGCTGCAGGTACTGGAGGAGCCTCAGCCAGGCGCATTTTATGGGCCTCTGAATCACTTGCACCATGCAGTTCAGTGAAGCCCATTTTGAGCGGaggtaaaagaaaaaaggtggtaaaagggagaagaaaaatgtacatcaaatcaatatttggtgtgaccaccctttgcctcaagcatcaattcttctaggtacacttgcacacagtttttgaaggaactcggcaggtaggttggcccaaacatcttggagaactaaccccagttcttctgtggatttaggcagcctcagttgcttctctctccctgtaatcccagactcgatgttgagatcagggctctgtgggggccataccatcacttgcaggactccttgttctttacactgaagatagttcttagtGACttccgctgtatgtttggggtcgttgtcatgctgcagaataaatttggggccaatcagatgcctccctgatggtattgcatgatggataagtatctacctgtacttctcagcactgaggagaccattaattctgaccaaatccccaactccatttacagaaatgcagacccaacttgcaaggaacctccaccatgcttcactgttgcctacagacactcattcgtgtactggtctccagcccttcggtgaacaaactgccttctgctacagccaaatatttcaaattttcactcatcagtccagagcacctgctgcaatTTTTCTgcaacccagttcctgtgttttgatgcatagttgagtcacttggccttgttgccacgtcagaggtatggctttttggcctcaagtcttccatgaatgccacttctgaccagacttaaACAAGTAGAAGAATTGatactgttttgaaggcaaagggtggtcacaccaaacatggatttgatttatatttttcttcttttcactcactttgcatttagtgaattgataaatataatctattaacatgtctatttttgaaagcattcttactttacagcattctttcacacctgcctaaaacttgtgcacagtactgtgtatacaaataataactaGAATGTGCACAGTTATTATAATATCTGACACGTGCCTGTCTTACAATGCTTTGAAACACACAGTCAGAGTAACCTTCAACTCCCGCCCTGCACCACCCCCACCTACCTTGACTAGGTGTGGGGCGTCGTGCCGTGTGAGCTGGAAGTGGGGCAGTTGGTCCCGGCAGGCGATCCAGGAGTGCTTGAGCACCTGCTCTGCAGTGTATCGCTGGTGTGGATCTACATGAAGCATATGGGACAACAAGTCCTAAATTTGGAACAAAATTGTCACAGGTAGGATCATGGTTAACACTCAAAGGCCAAGAGACAACTTCATATACACAAACAATGCAGAAAAGACAAAGTAAgaatacacatgcatatattataacaatttaataatgcattttttcaCAGTTAAGTCAACAGCTCGAAGTTCTTTCAAAGCATACATGTAACAATTATTTCTACTACCACTAcggaatacataaaaaaaaaaaaaaaaaacatgagcaAGTAACATCAGTAAATTATGAAAATTGAGGGTATGACAGATTGGCTGAGAGTGTTGGGTGGAAATCAGGTGTGTGAGAGATGGCCTGCCGGCTGTGCTTTGACTGGGTGGGCTAGGCGTGGGCAGATCTTACCTTGGATGTATCGGACACAGTGTCCCAGTTCCCGCCGCTCAGGGAGAACTTCCCACTGCCGATGCGGAGCAGGATCTCCTCTGGGGTGTCGTTGGGGCCGTTGGCGAAGGGCGTGTATCTGCACAAGAGCAACTCCCGGAGTCACCACCTTACATACTCACAAAAACGTATTCACTCATTTTATTTACTTACAGACTAGTTCCTTTCCTTACATAATTTAATGCATCCGtttatctatatttatttaatagttcCCCAGAAATGTTGCCGGTCTCATTCTCACTTCGGtctttcttccttccttccttccttccttctcttttcctCTGTGCATACACGGATAATGTAACCATAATACATACAGGacttaataattaatattattaaaaaaagctaaaaaaaaaaaaaaaacacattagaaATTTTGTGATTTAAGGtcattacaaaaaaagaaactagCGAGACTGGGCTCCACATGCCCAGGGTTGCAGACACTGCCTGTCTGTCAGTAGGACTGGAGGAGCTGTAGGCTGAACAGCAGTGTTCGAGTATGTGCATTCAGACTCACCCAGCCAGCATGGTGTACAGGAGGACACCCAGGCTCCAGATGTCACAAGCGGCATCATAGCCCTGTCGCATTAGCACCTGCGGGCCAGAGACACAGACATGGTTACAGCACAGCACCAGGCTCCACGCAGAGCCACCCACTACCCCCAGGTAACAGATAACTGGACTTCTTGGTGTGTTTCagaaaaacagagacacacTTGTTAAGATGGTTCTGttcataatattatatatttgtaaatgtatacattagttATTTTTTATCCTCCCCTTCTAATACTATCtcagttttaatttatcatcatctccttttgtaaatgttttggcAATAAATCATATAAGGCAtgccaataaaacaaaacattgaatttaacggagagagaaacagaccaaaatacaatacagctctggaaaaaattaagagaccacttaaatttggagtggtctcaattttttccagagattaatacatttgtcttacttttttatatacacatttaaatatgacTAGAATATAAATTAACAATTTGATCAGTTAAAATAAGCATCTGGAATATTCAAGGATTATGCTCCACAGCCTTTGGAATTGAAAGCACATATTATAAATGTAGATATAACTATCCTCCATGAAACATGGAGTAGTAGAGAagtgtccacacactgcccagacAAGTATAAAGAGCTGATCATACCCTccttaaaaacaacaagatTAAACATGGCAGACACTCAAGAGGCATTATTGTCTGGTTTAAAGGGGAACTCTCCAAATCTGTCCAGCGAGGGCAGAGGAGGCTCCCCTTTGTACCACACACTCAAAGACACAGCCATGATTGCGTGGTTAATTAGAACAGTCCTGCATCTCTGTAAAGGCCTGGGTCTGCacatcatcaatggcaggacctgGGGGGACTCTCTGGGCAGATTCACATACAGCTCGGCCTTAGGGAGCAGTATGGTAGATTATGCCATTACAGACCTGTACCCATAATATATATCAATGCATTTATGGTCAAGCACTTGTCAGACCACAGTCAAGTAACCTTATATCTGGAAAATCCAAACAGCTGATCTGATCAAGGACCTGGACCCCCCTGCCACACTATTTGACCTTCAGCCCAAATACAAGTGGATGCAGTCCAGCACTAAAGACTGGCAGCAATGGGCAGCCCTGAGATTGACAGCACAAAATTGAAATAGCAAATTCGAGAAATTGGCAAGGAAACACACCCAAACAGTGGTTTGATGTTCAGTAAGCCAGAAAAGACCTGAGGCAGCTGTAAAACCAGGAACACAGGGAGTCCAGTCACACAGAGCAGCGCCTCAGATTCAGTCAGGCTCTCAAACATTACAAGAGCCTCTTAAACCAGGAAAAACATTAAACTATATTGAAGAATCAATTCAAAGGATAAACCAGATTTGACAATCCAAAATGGTAATATTTTGAAAAAGTACTTTAAAGAACTATATCAAAAAACAGAAATCAGTGATAAAATCTGTGTTTCTTTCTCCAATATAAAGCTGTGCTTAATTAATACCCTGCTACTGCAATAGAAACTTAAACAGTTTGTGGTGTGAGACACTGTACAAGGTGTCCGTCAGGTTGATCACAGCTGTAGCGTCAACAAATTTCCACAACAACCGTCTCTGAATGAACCTCAATGCAAGAGTATCACCTGCGGACAGGGCAATGTGGGGCTACTTCTTATATTCAACATATTGAAAACTTATGTTGGTAAAGCTTTTTCTGTCAAGTAACTCATTGAGATGTGTAATTACAGTTGTCCATGAGCAAGTGCCCGGAGAATAAAGCATGCACAAAAGAAATGTGCCGGTTGTTTACATCGCATCTTTCCTGGCTGCTGCTATGCATATCTGCAGAACATGGGgatggtattgaccaatggataGGTCATTACCATGGATCTCTCATCAGCCTAGAGATCTGATATTTTTCTACCCAttcacagaccgtgactctacGACTATCTAGCCAATCCACAGACCCTCCG is a genomic window of Amia ocellicauda isolate fAmiCal2 chromosome 10, fAmiCal2.hap1, whole genome shotgun sequence containing:
- the LOC136760079 gene encoding organic cation transporter protein-like; translated protein: MGSPSPREEEGERLTQEEAALPVHTFEQILDIIGHFGKYQKLMYIALCFVAFTSAWYTLAQVFLCATPEHHCKPAEVPFLFTISNASKERLWNITVPPETSQHGKYLWSKCQQYNLTQINLPSRPEEWDSADPPKHGWNQSVVSCQAWEYDTSVFSSTVVTEWDLVCERSWMRQLDTVLFMLGCLVGSSPVGWVADRYGRRKVVLVSAALAILCTLGMVFSPAFWFFTVLRFLNGLLSLALYNVSYTLGMEFVGPTKKKVPGMIMNLAFTLGHVLLTGVAYGSGSWRMIQLTVTLVSAGVMLCCWFLPESARWLILRDREEEAKVIIRKAARINQRPLPANFILTASTDSKAWRLDQRKYTATDLLRTPILRRNTLILCYNWFSVCCSYYGLVYNIQNLSGDPYVNFLLIGLAEVPAHIGLLLILDRTRRKLLLLGTQLLGAGACLGAAAFAWLEMAWLTVGLCLVGQFLISAAFTGVYLYSAEVMPTPLRTTGIGFCNTLGRLGSSLCPWVILLGDTWKPSPFIVFAVLTTTAGLLAIWLPETLGRRLPETLEDAEKVEDSCCCCWGGTAHSANSRGL